The genomic DNA GCGAGGTTCGATCCCGGAATGCGAGCGATGGCCTTGATTGCGAAGTCGAAACCGGAAAGGGCGGTTACGCCGACCGCGGTCCAGTTCGAGAGATGTTCGTTGCCGAACGCTGTCTTGCGAATTGGCTGGACGGTCTCGAGTTGCGCGTCCAGATCGGTATGGAACATCGTGACGTCAACCACATCGTCGAGCGTGCAACCGGCGGCCTCGAGTACCGCAGCGAGATTATCGAAGGCGAGTTGAACCTGTCTGGCGAAATTGGGCTCGGGTGAGCCGTCCGCGAGGCAGCCGACCTGAGCGGAGACAAACAGCAGATCGCCCGCGCGGATCGCAGCGGAACAACCGCATTTTTTATAAACAGGTTGCCGATCCTTCGAGGAGGTAACTTTGTGCTTGATCATGCTCTCTACTTGTCAGGCTTCCGAAGCGAATAGAGTTACTCGCTCCTGTTAGAGACCGGCGAGACGTGATCAATCAATTTTAAGATTTTACGGACCCTTATTCACGAATTCGTAGTAGATGGTTTCTATACGTGGGTATAGATGGCGCCCGCGCGCGGCGTTGGTCTTAAGGCGCAAGC from Paraburkholderia edwinii includes the following:
- a CDS encoding RidA family protein, translating into MIKHKVTSSKDRQPVYKKCGCSAAIRAGDLLFVSAQVGCLADGSPEPNFARQVQLAFDNLAAVLEAAGCTLDDVVDVTMFHTDLDAQLETVQPIRKTAFGNEHLSNWTAVGVTALSGFDFAIKAIARIPGSNLAADFDGPRFGV